The Deltaproteobacteria bacterium DNA window GCCGCGAGCTACAGATAAGGTTCCGCTCGTAATGATCGTAGCGGGTAGTTCTGGAATGTCAGCTACCGTTAGCGTCGAGCCACTTGTGACACGGCCGTATTGATCAGTTGCAACTCTGCTGTAAGTTCCGCCAGCCGATACGCTAGCTAAACTTACCGTTTTAGTTGTACCTGACGTGGCGACAGCAATACCGGCTCCCGCATCAACCTGGCCGACTTTTGTGTTAAATGTCTGAAAGTCGGTGTTTGACAAGAGTCCAGCTATGACTCCGGTTGAGGCGGCTAGCGGGATGTTGAAAGTATGCGCGCCGTTCGCAGAAACGATGGTAGGACTTGTGCCCGCAGAGCCCGTTGAAAATGTTTGCGACTCGCCACTTACTCCGTTCAAGCTGTAAACTGCCCCTGCGGTTCCTAGCGTCTTTGTCTCCGCACCATTGAAAAACCGAATACTGTTTGTCGCGCTGTCAAACCAAACTTTGCCGCGATCGACGGTCGAGAGCCCAGTTGGGTCCTGGCTACGCGTCCCTAGCATTAGCGTGGCGTCGGACACCATGCTGATATTGCCGACACCATCTAGGTTATTACCGGCAAGCGCGAGAGGGCCCGATAGAGTTCCTCCGGCCAGGCCGAGTTTATTTTTGAACTCTAGCCAGTCCGACTGCCCCAGGTATCCTGTCGACACACTGGAGGCCTGTGGCAACGACAGGGTGGTGACGCCTCCTGAAGTGGTTTTCGCTAAGGGCGTCGTGACCGTTAAAGAATCAAGAGCGGTTGCTGCTGTTGGTAACGTTGTCGGGGTCCAGACTCCACCCGCATACGTTAATACCTGACCCGCTGATGGAGCGGTCGTGGACAACTGGCGTCCCTGAAGACTCGTAGCGGTTTCAGGAAACACGGGGCTATCAAGTTTCAGTTTACCTGTACCGTCTAGCGTTAGAAATTTGTTCGGTCCCGAAGTGCCAGCCGGAGCTAGTCCAAGTTTGCCATCGCTACCGTATTGTAAGACCCTTTCGTCAACGGGGGTGCGCAGAGCATAAGGTACGAAAGAAAAAATCTGCCTTGGGTAAGTTGCACCATTAGCAGAGATTTCCGCGTAAACAGCCGCGCTACCGTCTCCGAACACAGCTTGAACCGCCTCACCGCTCAGTTCGAACGGGGCCGTAAAGATTCCCTGATTCAGGGGCAGCGTACCCAAATCGATGTCCGTATAGCGCTGCGTACCTCCTGAAAGAGAATCCCAGAATTTCAAAGCCACCTGAGCGCTATCGCCAAGAGGTGCTCCTTGAGCACTCGTCAGCCGACCGGAATACTGCAACCGATAGCCACTCGCAGCGGCGGTACCTGCAGACACCAGCCCGATCGACAGACAACAAACCAACGTAGCACGACGCCCATGCTCCATCGTGGCGCGCTGCAACCTACTTAAATGTGAATTTGGTGACATACAGAACCCTCGGGCTAAGGTCCTATCTGCTCTAAAGCGGGGGGAGGGCGTGTACGCATTAGCCTAGCTACTCTTCGGCATGTCCTGTACCGGACTTGAATTGAGTCCTAACTGCCCAAAGATATTGTAAAAAAAAGATCGCACCGAAGCGCCACGGTAGCGCCGCGGTGCATACATACAAACCGCTCAAAATGACAAAAGAATCGGTAGCTTACTCAATTGATGTTATCCAGCAAACCCGTTAGCGGAGCCTCCGGTCGACCCAACTTCGGGCCGAAGCCGCCAGCAACTGGGATTAGTGCGGCCCGAGACCTCTTACGGAGAATTGTGAGGCCTTTGCGTGCATGGTACGATCATCTAAACCGCCATGTGTTTTCCCTGCTACCCCAAAGTCTACTCGGTAACGCGCTCACAGGAGACCAGCTGTCGTGACTAGACTATGCCTAAGCTTGGTCACCCTGATCGCTATGAGTACCACTCAGGCCCGAGCTGGCCACGTGGGCTTCACGCCAGTAATCATGGGACACCAAGTTAAATGCACCGATGAGACCACAGGCACTGAATTTGCCAACGGTGACGTGCAATCACGCGTTTACTATCAAAGCGCCACAGTAAACGACCCGGGTAGTTGCACCTCTGAAGTGCAGCAGCGCACCTGCACGGCCGGCACTTTTTCGACCTGGTCAGGCACATACACTAACAGCAGTTGTCAGGTGAGTCGGGTGCGCTACCAGGCCAGCACCGCTGCCGATCCCACCAACTGCGTCTCTGAGGCCCAAACATCGACCTGTACGGCTGGTAGTTGCGGTGCCTTTACTGGGTCCTACACAGTCTCGACCTGCATGAATACACGAGTCAGATTCGCTAGCAGTTCGACCACCTGTCCCACGGCCTGCACATCGGAAAACCAATCGAGAAGCTGCACGGCAGGCACCTGCGCCGCATGGAGTGGAACTTATACGGTAACTTCGTGCACGCAGAATACGACCAGTCAATCGCGGACGATGTATGCGGCAGCGAGCACCACCTGCCCGACCGCATGTGCCGCACAATCACAATCGCGCAGCTGCACCGTCAGTAGTAACACCACCGCCGGCACCTGGGGTGCGTGGAGTGGGACTTACGCTGCCGCTTCCTGCACTCAAAATGCGACTAGTCAGACCATGAATATCTACCAAAGAATTCTTATCATTTGTTCTTCAAACGGCACGGCCTCAAGGAGTTGCTCAGTAAGTAGCAACACGGTGGCCGGCACCTGGGGTGCTTGGAGCCCCAACGCCTCCAATTATTACTCAGACAGTGGCTGTAACAATCGCTACTAAAGTAAGGTCGTTGCGTAGGGTACAAACCGCGAAATACAGAAAAGGATCGGCCCTTTAGGTCCCGGTTTTGGACTTGATGTCAGATCCTTTCGGACTTATAAGTGGCGTCACTCAGATTCGAGACGCTATGAAATCACACCCTGCAAATGCAACCACAGCTCAAGGCGCCGTAGCCATCATTGGCGCCGGACAACTCGGCCGGATGCTGGCTGAGGCGGCAGTCCATCTAGGATACATGCCCCATGTGCTGGCCAAGGATCCGGGTGAGCCGGCCGCTCAAGTGCGAGGTGCGCGGGTGATCCGCGGCGATATCGGTGACCAGCATGCCTTAGCCGAGCTTCTGGCACCGTGTGCCTTGGTGACGTTTGAGAGCGAGCTGACGCCGCCTCCAGTGATAGCAGCGGCAGCAGCCTACCGGCGCGTCGACGGGACTTCAGTAGCAATCGAACCGAGTCCCGACGTGATGGCGGTCTGTGGTGACAAGCTGAGGCAGAAGGAGCTTCTGACTAGGCTTGCCGTACCCACGGCTAGGTTTGAGGCCTTGCCGCGTGACCAATCGAGTGACCATTACGTGATTACCTGGTTGGAAGGGCTAACGCAGCGCTTTGCTGGGGGCTCTGTGCTCAAATGGGCTCGTGGTGGCTACGATGGGCGCGGTACTTTGGTTTACCGTGGCAGCCCTGAAGAACTAGCCGCGGCTCTGGAGTTTGTCCTGCAGGCAACAGCCCGCGGATCGTCGGTGTACGCAGAGAGTTTTGTGCCGTTTACGGCGGAGCTCGCTGTCGTGACAAGCCGCTCTACGACGGGTGAGTTAGTGCAGTACCCGCCGGTACTCACAACCCAGACTAACGGCATCTGTACCGAGGTCGTCGGGCCTGCTGCAGCGTTGGGACTTTCCCCTGGAGCTATCGCAGACGCTCTGACATTTGCGCGCCGGATCGGTGAGAGTCTAAAGATTGCAGGTACGTTCGCGGTCGAATTTTTTGTCCAAGCTGACGGTTCCGTAGTCGTAAATGAAATTGCGCCGCGCGTCCATAATTCAGGTCATTTCACGCTCAATGGCGCTGTTACGTCCCAGTTTGAAAATCATTGGCGCGGTGTCCTTGGGCTGCCCCTTGGTAGCACAGAAACACACCCCTACTTTGGGATGATCAATCTTATCGGATGGCCTGGTTTTGTCGGCCAGGTCCCGGAGGGTTTTAGCCCGCAGGAGCCAAAAGTGAGCAGCTACTGGTACGGCAAAGCTGAGGTGCGCCCTGGGCGTAAGGTGGGGCATGTGAATCTGGTGGCTGATTCAGCTTCGGAGCTGCGCCGTCGCATCGAACTTGTTAAGGTCGAGATTGGCGCGTGGCAATCTAGACTAACGAGGGAGCAGGCATGACGGAACCATCGCAGGACCCCAGAGTTGCAGTAATCATGGGGAGCAAGTCGGACCTACCGGTGATGGAAGGGGCGATCGCCATGCTTCGTGAACTCGGTGTGGCGTTTGATGCCAAAGTGGTGTCAGCGCACAGGACGCCTGTCGAGATGGGCGAATTCGCGGCGAGTGCACGCGCCAAGGGCTACCGCGTGATTATAGCGGGTGCCGGCGGTGCTGCGCATCTGCCCGGTATGGTGGCGGCCCACACGTCGCTTCCCGTGATTGGTGTACCGGTTCCCATTACGCAGCTCAGTGGCATGGACGCCTTGTATTCTATAGTGCAGATGCCCAAGGGGGTTCCAGTCGCTACGGTTGCCATCGGCGGGGCGCACAATGCAGGGATACTGGCAGCGCAAATCTTAGCTAGCGGCGACAGTCAGTACGCCAAGAGTTTGGCGGTCAGACTAGACGCCTACAAGGCTAAGATGCGTGCTGAAGTCCAAGCGCAGCAACTGGAGGTCTGAGGCCTCTGAGTCTGAGGCTGTGGTCTCAGTACCCGCATTCCACCTCGATATACGCAGGATTGCGATCGGCGACATTCACGTAATCCAGACACTGTTGGTAGGCTTGACGGGCGGCATGTTCACCGTTGCCGGCGGCCCAGAATTCAGGGGCACCGTCCGATCCGTCGTTGGCGACACAGGTCATGTACTGGGAATCACCAAAGTTACCAGGTGTCCAGAAGTCACCCGTCCATTTGCTGCGCCAGTTGGTCCATGTGCCGCGGTCATAGGCTGGGGCGGCGACCACGTGGCCAGATGTCATAAGGACTGAGGAGACGAGAGCTAGCTTAACAAGTGCGTTTTTCATGATTTGATCCTCCGATGTTCTTTTGATGCTAGCGACTCAGAGACATGGGAGAAAATTTCAAAGTTGGAATAGGTGTCATTGCTGCAAGCGAAGAATCGTCAAATTATTGTTTTCAAAAAACGTTAAATCTGTAACTTATGTGAATAATAGCGATGCTCAAGAAGCAGGAGTCAGTGCCGATGGAAGGGGCTACGTCAGAAAAGTACACCAAGAGGCAGCGGGTCGTAGCTATTGGTGCGTCATCCGGTGGACTCGATGCCATCAGCAAAATGCTGCGCTTTTTGCCTACCGATACTGGGCTCAGCTTCATCATCGTCCAGCACCTAGACCCGAACCAGCCGCATTATTTGGCTGAGCTTCTCACAAAATTGACGTCGATGCCCCTGGTGCACGCGACCGATGGTTTAAAACTTGAGCCCAATCATGTGTACCTGAATCCGCCTAGAACACTGGTTGAGGTGATTTTCGGCCAACTCCGGCTCTTGCCCCTGGCCGATCGGCATCCGTCTGCCTTTTCACCAATCGATACCCTTATGGTGTCATTGGCTAACGAGTTGCAGGACGAGGCCATAGGTGTCGTCCTCTCCGGTGCGGGACAGGACGGGCGCCTTGGTCTTGCGGCGATCAAAACAGCTGGTGGTATCACGCTTGTACAGAAGCCGGAGACGGCAGCGTTCCCCGAGATGCCTAACGCTGCCATTGAACTCGGCGTGGATTATATTTTAGCTCCTGAGCAGATTGGGCCCGAGATCGCTCGCTTGGTACGTCAGCCAGACGACTGGGGACTACTTGGTTCTGGTGGCGGTGGCCTACTTGCAGGCGAAAACTCCGTCGATCCTGTCGTGAGTTGGCTGCATAAGACGCGAGGTACCGATTTTTCTCGCTACAAGCGTCCGACGGTGGAGCGCCGTATTAGGCGTCGCATGGGGTTTCTAAAAATTGTCCGACCTGAAGAGTATATTTTTCACTTAACGGCACATCCTGAGGAGGTCGACAGCCTTTTTGAGGATATCCTGATCAAGGTGACGTCGTTTTTCCGCGACACCGATGCCTTTGCCGCTCTGCGTGCCGAAGTTGTTCCCTTCATTCTCGAGCATAAGCGCGCCGACGATCCCGTCCGCGTCTGGGTTGCGGGTTGTGCGACGGGGGAGGAGGTTTACTCCCTTGCGATTATATTTGCAGAAGCCCTGCGTAGCCGAAACCTGACGGCTCAGGTGCGGATATTCGCCACGGATTTGAGTGCTAATGTCATCACCAAGGCGCGCAGTGGCATCTATGCGGCAAATGTTGCAGAGCAACTCAGTCCGCAGATCCTCGCGGATTATTTCACTTGTCTACCTGAGGGCCAATATCAGGTGCGCAAGATCATCCGCGATATGTGCGTCTTTGCCTATCATGATGTAACCAAAGATCCACCTTTCTCGCGCCTTGATTTGATTAGCTGTCGCAATTTAGTGATGTATTTTACGAGAGAGACACAACGCCGTGTATTAGCGACATTTCATTTTGCACTAAATCCCACTGGTCTCCTGCTCATGGGAGCGGCAGAAACTGTAGGGATCTCGTCCGATCTTTTCGAGCCCTACGGCAAAACCGGCAAGATTTTTGCGCGACGCCTCACGCGCAGTGTGGCCCCCGATTTTGCAGGCGAATACGTGACCGAGCGGCGTAGCCCACGGGCAACGGTCACTCCCGCGACAACCACAGCGGGCGATGACGGTATTAATAGCGAGGTCGGGGCCGCTCTCGTCGACAAGATTGGATTACGCGGCGTCGTTATTAACAACGATATGGAGATTTTACAGTTTTTGGGCCAAACTGCGGATTATCTCACGCATAAACCAGGCGAAATTGCGTCCTGCAATCTGTTCAAGATGGCACCACGGGAGTGGCTGGTGGATCTGCGCTTACTCATTCATGAGGCGGATGCCACGAATTTGATGGTGCGTCGTGATAATTTTAGTATGCGTATTGACTCAGGTGAGTTGCAAAACATCACGGTTGAGGTGGTGCCATTCGATAGTACCGCGCTACGGCAGAGGTGTTTTATTGTGATCTTTCGCCCCATCGCGAAAGAAGTTGTTAAGGAGCTTGAAGGAACGGATGAGGAACAGTCTGATGTCCGTGTTGCAGCTATAGTCAACGAACTGGCAGAGACCAAGGCCTACCTCAACAATCTCCTCGATAAGGAACTTGCGGCCAACGAGCAGCTCAAATCCGCGAGTGAGGAGCTACTGTCTAGTAACGAAGAATTGCAGAGCACCAATCAGGAACTCCAGACCGCA harbors:
- the purE gene encoding 5-(carboxyamino)imidazole ribonucleotide mutase, producing the protein MTEPSQDPRVAVIMGSKSDLPVMEGAIAMLRELGVAFDAKVVSAHRTPVEMGEFAASARAKGYRVIIAGAGGAAHLPGMVAAHTSLPVIGVPVPITQLSGMDALYSIVQMPKGVPVATVAIGGAHNAGILAAQILASGDSQYAKSLAVRLDAYKAKMRAEVQAQQLEV
- a CDS encoding ATP-grasp domain-containing protein; the encoded protein is MSDPFGLISGVTQIRDAMKSHPANATTAQGAVAIIGAGQLGRMLAEAAVHLGYMPHVLAKDPGEPAAQVRGARVIRGDIGDQHALAELLAPCALVTFESELTPPPVIAAAAAYRRVDGTSVAIEPSPDVMAVCGDKLRQKELLTRLAVPTARFEALPRDQSSDHYVITWLEGLTQRFAGGSVLKWARGGYDGRGTLVYRGSPEELAAALEFVLQATARGSSVYAESFVPFTAELAVVTSRSTTGELVQYPPVLTTQTNGICTEVVGPAAALGLSPGAIADALTFARRIGESLKIAGTFAVEFFVQADGSVVVNEIAPRVHNSGHFTLNGAVTSQFENHWRGVLGLPLGSTETHPYFGMINLIGWPGFVGQVPEGFSPQEPKVSSYWYGKAEVRPGRKVGHVNLVADSASELRRRIELVKVEIGAWQSRLTREQA